A genomic stretch from Tribolium castaneum strain GA2 chromosome 6, icTriCast1.1, whole genome shotgun sequence includes:
- the mwh gene encoding uncharacterized protein mwh isoform X2, with amino-acid sequence MGNSLGSDGEENGREGGNRVWFFLHRTWTLVVAEKWKRNRRSEVVSDFDSQCSQYSFCSCEQCQRDDGFSSGCDSELFGSGSSMAPNSEESARIGQFPFGEEAINKEKQRPPIYNPEDYVLSLKKWGRKPTNGNSVSLYPTPSSSDSDCSRSQSSSFRDYRNPMLISSGSEMTLRQFGTVGELLAKLKSDLRLAYPSFVQEFVADPLDGITLLLDLLRAIQLSQSSGTTTTGKIPPSLQRRALLDELSCLQCLLLCCQRYNEAVRKLTSSSAGLFTLAICIMSNVTKSRILALQLLTKACNNGHSAVSEALATLRLRFGEPVRFRFLVGMLMSAGGQGELLVAGMKFLNTFLDTSGTMQKRIYIQAELEQAGFDIATIKKQISINSASTEQLFEELDHWEKKFLDVESLSIRLENTERENDSLRDKVLLLERRVQILLEEKGILISLEQCLKERCSELQEEVHSLKSEKSQKNSSCGSSKKKDSPHEDEGISSSERSLTPDEVLQRESSVYELYNVQNPMMKKPSKIEEEDETTIDEVIEELRNIINDAETETYRTEEKKKLERKKIEEAQVASKIQMTVAIDDFSKEIEIVPSNLHPQPPRRTKSLVHLFIPAEDYDYGNKELFFENETPYTSEEGSDSLLSASKYQLPRVEKGRKPVHRSESFRQAKQPQNPVSKQNSFDGGYFSVGVVTEDSKKIKSKSLDRIDDGLETLVDIVVTAEHEVPKPESLLNHQKKFSDEKMKMFLPKRDNDVLYYFPRIQERKNNTFLARGHNAGLYSGQVTRQNSVKKPEFVSGNNRGKVTDLPSGLY; translated from the exons ATGGGTAATTCGCTGGGGAGCGATGGCGAGGAAAATGGCCGCGAAGGCGGGAATAGAGTGTGGTTTTTTTTGCACCGAACTTGGACTCTGGTTGTGGCCGAAAAATGGAAGAGAAATAGAAGAAGTGAAGTGGTCAGTGATTTTGACTCGCAGTGTTCGCAGTATTCGTTTTGTAGTTGCGAGCAGTGCCAAAGGGATGATGGGTTCAGCAGCGGGTGCGAcag CGAATTGTTCGGTTCTGGAAGCAGCATGGCTCCGAATTCGGAAGAGTCGGCTCGGATCGGACAGTTTCCCTTCGGCGAAGAGGCCATCAATAAG GAAAAACAACGACCACCCATCTACAACCCTGAAGATTACGTCCtgtctttgaaaaaatgggGCCGAAAACCGACCAATGGCAACTCGGTTTCGCTCTACCCAACTCCAAGCAGCTCGGATTCCGACTGCAGCAGGTCTCAGAGCAGCTCGTTTCGAGACTATAGGAACCCTATGCTCATATCATCAGGGTCTGAGATGACCTTGAGGCAATTCGGGACCGTTGGCGAGCTTTTGGCCAAGCTCAAGTCCGACCTGAGACTGGCATATCCCAG CTTCGTCCAAGAATTCGTCGCCGATCCACTCGACGGAATCACTCTCCTCCTTGACTTGCTCCGAGCAATTCAATTGAGTCAGTCGAGTGGCACCACCACCACGGGCAAAATCCCTCCATCCCTCCAGCGGCGCGCCCTCCTCGACGAGCTCTCCTGCCTCCAATGCCTCCTGCTCTGCTGTCAAAGATACAACGAAGCGGTCCGAAAACTCACATCTTCCTCAGCCGGGCTTTTCACTCTAGCCATTTGCATTATGAGCAATGTGACGAAATCGCGAATTCTGGCCCTTCAGTTACTGACCAAGGCCTGTAATAACGGCCACAGCGCGGTCTCCGAAGCCCTAGCCACGCTCAGGCTTAGGTTTGGGGAGCCGGTCAGGTTTAGGTTTCTGGTGGGCATGCTCATGTCGGCAGGGGGGCAAGGCGAGCTGCTAGTGGCCGGGATGAAATTCCTGAATACGTTCCTGGACACGTCCGGGACCATGCAAAAGAGGATTTATATCCAAGCCGAGTTGGAACAGGCAGGTTTTGATATCGCAACGATCAAAAAA CAAATTAGTATTAATTCAGCCTCGACTGAGCAACTTTTCGAGGAGTTGGATCATTGGGAGAAGAAGTTTCTCGATGTTGAAAGTCTCTCAATCAGGCTTGAGAACACGGAACGTGAAAATGACTCGTTGAGGGATAAAGTGTTGTTGTTGGAACGACGAGTTCAGATTCTTTTGGAGGAAAAAGGGATTTTGATTTCGCTCGAGCAGTGTCTGAAAGAACGCTGCAGTGAATTGCAAGAGGAAGTCCATTCGTTGAAGTCCGAAAAGTCGCAAAAGAACTCCTCGTGTGGAAGTTCGAAGAAGAAAG ACTCTCCCCATGAAGACGAGGGCATTTCTTCATCCGAGAGAAGCCTCACGCCTGACGAAGTCCTCCAGCGCGAATCCTCCGTCTACGAGCTGTACAACGTCCAAAACCCCATGATGAAGAAACCGTCAAAAATCGAAGAAGAAGACGAAACAACCATCGACGAAGTGATCGAAGAGTTACGGAACATAATAAACGACGCGGAAACCGAGACCTACCGAAcggaagaaaagaagaaactcgaacgcaaaaaaattgaagaagcACAAGTCGCCAGCAAAATCCAAATGACGGTGGCCATCGACGACTTCAGcaaagaaatagaaatagtcCCTTCGAACCTCCACCCCCAGCCCCCTCGACGCACCAAAAGCCTCGTCCACTTATTTATCCCAGCTGAAGATTACGATTACGGAAACAAGgaattatttttcgaaaacgaaACACCGTACACTAGTGAAGAAGGCTCCGATTCGCTCCTAAGTGCCTCCAAGTACCAACTACCACGGGTGGAAAAGGGGCGCAAGCCCGTCCACCGGTCGGAGTCCTTCAGACAAGCCAAGCAGCCCCAAAACCCCGTCTCGAAACAGAACAGCTTCGACGGGGGTTATTTCAGCGTGGGGGTGGTCACCGAAGActcgaaaaaaatcaagtcgaAGAGTTTGGACCGAATCGACGACGGTTTAGAGACTTTGGTTGATATTGTGGTCACAGCAGAACACGAAGTCCCCAAGCCCGAGTCGCTCCTGAACCACCAGAAGAAGTTCAGTGATGAGAAAATGAAGATGTTTTTGCCCAAGCGCGACAATGACGTGCTTTATTACTTCCCGAGGATACAAGAGCGGAAAAATAACACGTTCCTGGCGCGGGGCCACAACGCCGGGTTGTACTCGGGGCAAGTGACAAGACAAAACTCGGTGAAGAAACCGGAGTTCGTCTCGGGGAATAACCGGGGGAAAGTGACGGATTTACCGTCGGGACTTTACTGA
- the mwh gene encoding uncharacterized protein mwh isoform X1, which produces MGNSLGSDGEENGREGGNRVWFFLHRTWTLVVAEKWKRNRRSEVVSDFDSQCSQYSFCSCEQCQRDDGFSSGCDSELFGSGSSMAPNSEESARIGQFPFGEEAINKEKQRPPIYNPEDYVLSLKKWGRKPTNGNSVSLYPTPSSSDSDCSRSQSSSFRDYRNPMLISSGSEMTLRQFGTVGELLAKLKSDLRLAYPSFVQEFVADPLDGITLLLDLLRAIQLSQSSGTTTTGKIPPSLQRRALLDELSCLQCLLLCCQRYNEAVRKLTSSSAGLFTLAICIMSNVTKSRILALQLLTKACNNGHSAVSEALATLRLRFGEPVRFRFLVGMLMSAGGQGELLVAGMKFLNTFLDTSGTMQKRIYIQAELEQAGFDIATIKKQISINSASTEQLFEELDHWEKKFLDVESLSIRLENTERENDSLRDKVLLLERRVQILLEEKGILISLEQCLKERCSELQEEVHSLKSEKSQKNSSCGSSKKKEDSPHEDEGISSSERSLTPDEVLQRESSVYELYNVQNPMMKKPSKIEEEDETTIDEVIEELRNIINDAETETYRTEEKKKLERKKIEEAQVASKIQMTVAIDDFSKEIEIVPSNLHPQPPRRTKSLVHLFIPAEDYDYGNKELFFENETPYTSEEGSDSLLSASKYQLPRVEKGRKPVHRSESFRQAKQPQNPVSKQNSFDGGYFSVGVVTEDSKKIKSKSLDRIDDGLETLVDIVVTAEHEVPKPESLLNHQKKFSDEKMKMFLPKRDNDVLYYFPRIQERKNNTFLARGHNAGLYSGQVTRQNSVKKPEFVSGNNRGKVTDLPSGLY; this is translated from the exons ATGGGTAATTCGCTGGGGAGCGATGGCGAGGAAAATGGCCGCGAAGGCGGGAATAGAGTGTGGTTTTTTTTGCACCGAACTTGGACTCTGGTTGTGGCCGAAAAATGGAAGAGAAATAGAAGAAGTGAAGTGGTCAGTGATTTTGACTCGCAGTGTTCGCAGTATTCGTTTTGTAGTTGCGAGCAGTGCCAAAGGGATGATGGGTTCAGCAGCGGGTGCGAcag CGAATTGTTCGGTTCTGGAAGCAGCATGGCTCCGAATTCGGAAGAGTCGGCTCGGATCGGACAGTTTCCCTTCGGCGAAGAGGCCATCAATAAG GAAAAACAACGACCACCCATCTACAACCCTGAAGATTACGTCCtgtctttgaaaaaatgggGCCGAAAACCGACCAATGGCAACTCGGTTTCGCTCTACCCAACTCCAAGCAGCTCGGATTCCGACTGCAGCAGGTCTCAGAGCAGCTCGTTTCGAGACTATAGGAACCCTATGCTCATATCATCAGGGTCTGAGATGACCTTGAGGCAATTCGGGACCGTTGGCGAGCTTTTGGCCAAGCTCAAGTCCGACCTGAGACTGGCATATCCCAG CTTCGTCCAAGAATTCGTCGCCGATCCACTCGACGGAATCACTCTCCTCCTTGACTTGCTCCGAGCAATTCAATTGAGTCAGTCGAGTGGCACCACCACCACGGGCAAAATCCCTCCATCCCTCCAGCGGCGCGCCCTCCTCGACGAGCTCTCCTGCCTCCAATGCCTCCTGCTCTGCTGTCAAAGATACAACGAAGCGGTCCGAAAACTCACATCTTCCTCAGCCGGGCTTTTCACTCTAGCCATTTGCATTATGAGCAATGTGACGAAATCGCGAATTCTGGCCCTTCAGTTACTGACCAAGGCCTGTAATAACGGCCACAGCGCGGTCTCCGAAGCCCTAGCCACGCTCAGGCTTAGGTTTGGGGAGCCGGTCAGGTTTAGGTTTCTGGTGGGCATGCTCATGTCGGCAGGGGGGCAAGGCGAGCTGCTAGTGGCCGGGATGAAATTCCTGAATACGTTCCTGGACACGTCCGGGACCATGCAAAAGAGGATTTATATCCAAGCCGAGTTGGAACAGGCAGGTTTTGATATCGCAACGATCAAAAAA CAAATTAGTATTAATTCAGCCTCGACTGAGCAACTTTTCGAGGAGTTGGATCATTGGGAGAAGAAGTTTCTCGATGTTGAAAGTCTCTCAATCAGGCTTGAGAACACGGAACGTGAAAATGACTCGTTGAGGGATAAAGTGTTGTTGTTGGAACGACGAGTTCAGATTCTTTTGGAGGAAAAAGGGATTTTGATTTCGCTCGAGCAGTGTCTGAAAGAACGCTGCAGTGAATTGCAAGAGGAAGTCCATTCGTTGAAGTCCGAAAAGTCGCAAAAGAACTCCTCGTGTGGAAGTTCGAAGAAGAAAG AAGACTCTCCCCATGAAGACGAGGGCATTTCTTCATCCGAGAGAAGCCTCACGCCTGACGAAGTCCTCCAGCGCGAATCCTCCGTCTACGAGCTGTACAACGTCCAAAACCCCATGATGAAGAAACCGTCAAAAATCGAAGAAGAAGACGAAACAACCATCGACGAAGTGATCGAAGAGTTACGGAACATAATAAACGACGCGGAAACCGAGACCTACCGAAcggaagaaaagaagaaactcgaacgcaaaaaaattgaagaagcACAAGTCGCCAGCAAAATCCAAATGACGGTGGCCATCGACGACTTCAGcaaagaaatagaaatagtcCCTTCGAACCTCCACCCCCAGCCCCCTCGACGCACCAAAAGCCTCGTCCACTTATTTATCCCAGCTGAAGATTACGATTACGGAAACAAGgaattatttttcgaaaacgaaACACCGTACACTAGTGAAGAAGGCTCCGATTCGCTCCTAAGTGCCTCCAAGTACCAACTACCACGGGTGGAAAAGGGGCGCAAGCCCGTCCACCGGTCGGAGTCCTTCAGACAAGCCAAGCAGCCCCAAAACCCCGTCTCGAAACAGAACAGCTTCGACGGGGGTTATTTCAGCGTGGGGGTGGTCACCGAAGActcgaaaaaaatcaagtcgaAGAGTTTGGACCGAATCGACGACGGTTTAGAGACTTTGGTTGATATTGTGGTCACAGCAGAACACGAAGTCCCCAAGCCCGAGTCGCTCCTGAACCACCAGAAGAAGTTCAGTGATGAGAAAATGAAGATGTTTTTGCCCAAGCGCGACAATGACGTGCTTTATTACTTCCCGAGGATACAAGAGCGGAAAAATAACACGTTCCTGGCGCGGGGCCACAACGCCGGGTTGTACTCGGGGCAAGTGACAAGACAAAACTCGGTGAAGAAACCGGAGTTCGTCTCGGGGAATAACCGGGGGAAAGTGACGGATTTACCGTCGGGACTTTACTGA
- the mwh gene encoding uncharacterized protein mwh isoform X3 gives MKRHGHLSELFGSGSSMAPNSEESARIGQFPFGEEAINKEKQRPPIYNPEDYVLSLKKWGRKPTNGNSVSLYPTPSSSDSDCSRSQSSSFRDYRNPMLISSGSEMTLRQFGTVGELLAKLKSDLRLAYPSFVQEFVADPLDGITLLLDLLRAIQLSQSSGTTTTGKIPPSLQRRALLDELSCLQCLLLCCQRYNEAVRKLTSSSAGLFTLAICIMSNVTKSRILALQLLTKACNNGHSAVSEALATLRLRFGEPVRFRFLVGMLMSAGGQGELLVAGMKFLNTFLDTSGTMQKRIYIQAELEQAGFDIATIKKQISINSASTEQLFEELDHWEKKFLDVESLSIRLENTERENDSLRDKVLLLERRVQILLEEKGILISLEQCLKERCSELQEEVHSLKSEKSQKNSSCGSSKKKEDSPHEDEGISSSERSLTPDEVLQRESSVYELYNVQNPMMKKPSKIEEEDETTIDEVIEELRNIINDAETETYRTEEKKKLERKKIEEAQVASKIQMTVAIDDFSKEIEIVPSNLHPQPPRRTKSLVHLFIPAEDYDYGNKELFFENETPYTSEEGSDSLLSASKYQLPRVEKGRKPVHRSESFRQAKQPQNPVSKQNSFDGGYFSVGVVTEDSKKIKSKSLDRIDDGLETLVDIVVTAEHEVPKPESLLNHQKKFSDEKMKMFLPKRDNDVLYYFPRIQERKNNTFLARGHNAGLYSGQVTRQNSVKKPEFVSGNNRGKVTDLPSGLY, from the exons ATGAAGCGGCATGGCCACCTGAG CGAATTGTTCGGTTCTGGAAGCAGCATGGCTCCGAATTCGGAAGAGTCGGCTCGGATCGGACAGTTTCCCTTCGGCGAAGAGGCCATCAATAAG GAAAAACAACGACCACCCATCTACAACCCTGAAGATTACGTCCtgtctttgaaaaaatgggGCCGAAAACCGACCAATGGCAACTCGGTTTCGCTCTACCCAACTCCAAGCAGCTCGGATTCCGACTGCAGCAGGTCTCAGAGCAGCTCGTTTCGAGACTATAGGAACCCTATGCTCATATCATCAGGGTCTGAGATGACCTTGAGGCAATTCGGGACCGTTGGCGAGCTTTTGGCCAAGCTCAAGTCCGACCTGAGACTGGCATATCCCAG CTTCGTCCAAGAATTCGTCGCCGATCCACTCGACGGAATCACTCTCCTCCTTGACTTGCTCCGAGCAATTCAATTGAGTCAGTCGAGTGGCACCACCACCACGGGCAAAATCCCTCCATCCCTCCAGCGGCGCGCCCTCCTCGACGAGCTCTCCTGCCTCCAATGCCTCCTGCTCTGCTGTCAAAGATACAACGAAGCGGTCCGAAAACTCACATCTTCCTCAGCCGGGCTTTTCACTCTAGCCATTTGCATTATGAGCAATGTGACGAAATCGCGAATTCTGGCCCTTCAGTTACTGACCAAGGCCTGTAATAACGGCCACAGCGCGGTCTCCGAAGCCCTAGCCACGCTCAGGCTTAGGTTTGGGGAGCCGGTCAGGTTTAGGTTTCTGGTGGGCATGCTCATGTCGGCAGGGGGGCAAGGCGAGCTGCTAGTGGCCGGGATGAAATTCCTGAATACGTTCCTGGACACGTCCGGGACCATGCAAAAGAGGATTTATATCCAAGCCGAGTTGGAACAGGCAGGTTTTGATATCGCAACGATCAAAAAA CAAATTAGTATTAATTCAGCCTCGACTGAGCAACTTTTCGAGGAGTTGGATCATTGGGAGAAGAAGTTTCTCGATGTTGAAAGTCTCTCAATCAGGCTTGAGAACACGGAACGTGAAAATGACTCGTTGAGGGATAAAGTGTTGTTGTTGGAACGACGAGTTCAGATTCTTTTGGAGGAAAAAGGGATTTTGATTTCGCTCGAGCAGTGTCTGAAAGAACGCTGCAGTGAATTGCAAGAGGAAGTCCATTCGTTGAAGTCCGAAAAGTCGCAAAAGAACTCCTCGTGTGGAAGTTCGAAGAAGAAAG AAGACTCTCCCCATGAAGACGAGGGCATTTCTTCATCCGAGAGAAGCCTCACGCCTGACGAAGTCCTCCAGCGCGAATCCTCCGTCTACGAGCTGTACAACGTCCAAAACCCCATGATGAAGAAACCGTCAAAAATCGAAGAAGAAGACGAAACAACCATCGACGAAGTGATCGAAGAGTTACGGAACATAATAAACGACGCGGAAACCGAGACCTACCGAAcggaagaaaagaagaaactcgaacgcaaaaaaattgaagaagcACAAGTCGCCAGCAAAATCCAAATGACGGTGGCCATCGACGACTTCAGcaaagaaatagaaatagtcCCTTCGAACCTCCACCCCCAGCCCCCTCGACGCACCAAAAGCCTCGTCCACTTATTTATCCCAGCTGAAGATTACGATTACGGAAACAAGgaattatttttcgaaaacgaaACACCGTACACTAGTGAAGAAGGCTCCGATTCGCTCCTAAGTGCCTCCAAGTACCAACTACCACGGGTGGAAAAGGGGCGCAAGCCCGTCCACCGGTCGGAGTCCTTCAGACAAGCCAAGCAGCCCCAAAACCCCGTCTCGAAACAGAACAGCTTCGACGGGGGTTATTTCAGCGTGGGGGTGGTCACCGAAGActcgaaaaaaatcaagtcgaAGAGTTTGGACCGAATCGACGACGGTTTAGAGACTTTGGTTGATATTGTGGTCACAGCAGAACACGAAGTCCCCAAGCCCGAGTCGCTCCTGAACCACCAGAAGAAGTTCAGTGATGAGAAAATGAAGATGTTTTTGCCCAAGCGCGACAATGACGTGCTTTATTACTTCCCGAGGATACAAGAGCGGAAAAATAACACGTTCCTGGCGCGGGGCCACAACGCCGGGTTGTACTCGGGGCAAGTGACAAGACAAAACTCGGTGAAGAAACCGGAGTTCGTCTCGGGGAATAACCGGGGGAAAGTGACGGATTTACCGTCGGGACTTTACTGA
- the LOC107398496 gene encoding stabilizer of axonemal microtubules 2: MDCKPCGKATTSPRQPRSPTTCPPCPCCIPVLAEAIPKVQVTPCPPPPAQPPADCCHVCVPVVTPAPPCEPCRPKRKCKYIQPARPKSYAPERKYLPPAAPMDDGTIYRKSYLPAEAERPPQIRPENNLCVGEGKMSDNTVHNMSYLPHKVLPPCPIYPCEHRLLGEGPMQDITTQKHDYVPKPFSRPEKIVPPVNLFSSDCPLSDKTVNRLSYMPVDKPSKVEPFYPVNAIEKPSGKISDKTIHNMSYQPWEPTEPIETPWADKPKYQPPKLRMEDNTVHKMSYMPPGQYVECDDDDPDCVECPEPPCDPHCNPNYRCAMPCCCPKAAC, from the coding sequence ATGGACTGCAAGCCATGCGGCAAGGCCACGACGTCCCCCCGGCAGCCCCGCTCGCCCACCACGTGCCCCCCTTGCCCGTGCTGCATCCCGGTGTTGGCCGAAGCCATCCCCAAAGTGCAGGTGACGCCCTGTCCACCGCCCCCCGCCCAGCCGCCGGCCGACTGCTGCCACGTGTGCGTCCCGGTGGTGACCCCCGCGCCCCCATGCGAGCCCTGCCGCCCGAAACGCAAATGCAAGTACATCCAGCCGGCGCGGCCCAAGTCCTACGCCCCCGAGCGCAAGTACCTGCCCCCGGCCGCCCCCATGGACGACGGCACCATCTACAGGAAGTCGTACCTCCCTGCCGAGGCGGAACGTCCCCCGCAGATCCGCCCCGAGAACAACCTCTGCGTGGGGGAGGGGAAGATGTCGGATAATACGGTGCACAACATGTCGTACCTCCCCCATAAGGTGCTGCCCCCATGCCCGATCTACCCCTGCGAGCATAGGCTGCTGGGGGAGGGGCCCATGCAGGATATCACCACGCAGAAGCACGACTATGTGCCTAAACCGTTCTCAAGGCCGGAGAAGATCGTACCGCCGGTTAATCTCTTTTCTAGTGATTGTCCCCTGAGTGATAAGACTGTGAATAGGTTGTCTTATATGCCGGTTGATAAGCCTAGCAAGGTTGAGCCGTTTTATCCGGTCAATGCGATTGAGAAACCGTCGGGGAAAATCAGTGATAAGACCATACATAACATGTCGTACCAACCGTGGGAGCCCACGGAACCCATCGAGACACCATGGGCTGATAAGCCCAAGTACCAGCCACCCAAGCTGAGGATGGAGGATAACACAGTGCACAAAATGAGTTATATGCCTCCGGGGCAATACGTGGAGTGTGATGACGATGATCCGGACTGTGTCGAATGTCCGGAACCGCCCTGTGATCCGCATTGTAATCCGAATTACAGGTGTGCGATGCCGTGCTGTTGTCCCAAGGCGGCCTGTTAG
- the LOC660062 gene encoding ATP synthase mitochondrial F1 complex assembly factor 1, which translates to MARLPNLAFLRYFSKYSCKFVRGLMTTQSRCEKALDELSKNAYYEKYADKIAKLQKTSPQEFLSRMDELKKAKAPKKKPETITEGKFSQLLNPKKPLGSVEASEAPLDKVMKLDLIKDKTPEEIKEIWHQYHIQKNYIAAVVPVEDYNELEARGRQYPTFLFALPRKEGYEFIMSQFERNCVHFTPLLYYQVHKENAPECLTMTHYTELKDEKKIVLMRGEYDKNVIDLKEAQCLANQLQLYYVRPTEAHLELMERFTKRPDEFKHMDLIKQIETLSL; encoded by the coding sequence ATGGCCAGGCTTCCTAACCTAGCTTTTTTgcgatatttttcaaaatactccTGTAAATTCGTAAGAGGTCTGATGACGACCCAATCGCGGTGCGAAAAGGCCTTGGACGAGCTTTCCAAAAATGCCTACTACGAGAAATACGCGGACAAAATCGCCAAACTACAAAAAACCTCCCCCCAGGAGTTCCTCTCCCGAATGGACGAACTCAAGAAGGCCAAAGCCCCGAAAAAGAAGCCCGAAACGATCACTGAAGGCAAGTTCTCGCAACTATTAAACCCGAAAAAACCGCTCGGTTCTGTGGAGGCCTCGGAGGCCCCCTTAGACAAAGTCATGAAACTTGACTTAATTAAGGATAAAACCCCGGAGGAAATTAAGGAGATTTGGCACCAGTACCACATACAGAAGAACTACATTGCGGCGGTTGTCCCTGTGGAAGATTACAACGAACTGGAGGCAAGGGGGCGCCAATACCCTACGTTTCTCTTCGCCTTGCCTCGCAAAGAGGGTTACGAGTTTATAATGTCGCAGTTTGAGCGAAACTGCGTCCACTTTACCCCCCTTTTGTACTATCAGGTGCACAAGGAGAACGCCCCCGAGTGCCTCACAATGACGCACTACACCGAACTAAAGGACGAGAAAAAAATCGTCTTGATGCGAGGAGAGTACGACAAGAATGTTATTGATTTGAAGGAGGCCCAGTGTCTCGCAAATCAGTTGCAATTGTATTACGTAAGGCCCACAGAAGCACACTTGGAACTGATGGAGCGGTTCACCAAGCGCCCCGACGAGTTCAAACACATGGACTTGATCAAACAAATCGAGACTTTGTCTTTGTAa
- the Polr3I gene encoding DNA-directed RNA polymerase III subunit RPC9, translating to MEIVNANSATLSNFEVMKHLQRIKDSRKKHKGQLATITYETLRYLENTPCAQQSPQSITECLKDLEPFNLNKNEKLMLINSPPTTALEIQLMIEESEERLTEEQVEQILQIVLQHFPHIQKSQENETTEEQE from the exons aTGGAAAT TGTTAATGCAAACAGCGCGACTTTGAGTAATTTCGAGGTTATGAAACACCTACAACGGATTAAGGACAGCCGGAAAAAACACAAGGGGCAATTAGCGACGATTACGTATGAG ACTTTGCGTTACTTGGAAAATACTCCTTGTGCCCAACAAAGCCCACAGTCAATTACTGAGTGTTTGAAGGACTTGGAGCCgtttaatttgaacaaaaatgagaaattaaTGCTGATTAATTCGCCCCCTACGACGGCTTTAGAGATTCAATTG ATGATTGAAGAAAGTGAAGAAAGGCTCACGGAAGAACAAGTTGAGCAAATTTTACAGATCGTGCTTCAGCACTTCCCCCACATCCAAAAAAGCCAAGAAAACGAAACAACAGAGGAGCAggaataa
- the DENR gene encoding density-regulated protein homolog, whose product MSVEEKLQMGPRTGVTYPLQVIYCGNCSMPIEYCEYYPEYDKCKQWLERNLPDEFEKVKIGDEAGEGGGAEEEKKRQKRGGKGMIKTKKKEDGPKQVCVSRAPRGKKKSVTVVTGLSGFDIDLKVAAKFFGTRFACGSSVTGEDEIVIQGDVKDDLFDVIPEKWPEIDEDLIEDLGDQKR is encoded by the exons ATGTCGGTGGAAGAGAAGCTCCAGATGGGCCCCAGAACGGGGGTGACGTACCCCTTGCAAGTGATCTACTGTGGCAACTGTTCGATGCCGATTGAG TATTGCGAGTATTACCCCGAGTATGACAAATGCAAACAATGGCTCGAGCGTAACTTGCCCGATGAGttcgaaaaagtgaaaatcGGGGACGAGGCGGGCGAGGGAGGTGGCGCTGAAGAGGAAAAAAAGCGTCAGAAACGTGGGGGTAAAGGCATGATCAAGACGAAGAAGAAGGAGGACGGGCCGAAGCAGGTGTGTGTGTCGAGGGCCCCCCGCGGCAAGAAGAAGTCGGTTACCGTGGTTACGGGGCTTAGTGGGTTTG ATATTGATCTGAAAGTTGCGGCGAAATTTTTCGGGACCAGGTTTGCGTGTGGGTCTTCAGTCACAGGTGAGGACGAAATTGTGATCCAGGGGGACGTCAAGGACGATTTGTTTGATGTGATTCCCGAAAAATGGCCAGAG ATTGATGAGGACTTGATTGAGGATTTGGGTGACCAAAAGCGATAA